ATCCTGCCGGTGGCCCCCGCGGTGTTCGCATTCGGCCTGGTGGCCTTCGGCTTCCTGGGCATGGGCCCGGTCACGATCGCCGTGGATTCCTACGGGCCGGTGACCGACAACGCCCAGTCGGTCTACGAGCTCTCGACCATCGAGCAGATCCCCGGCGTCAAGGAGCAGATCAAGAAGGAGTACGGCTTCGACGTGAACTTCGAGCGGGCCAAGCACAACCTCGAGGAGAACGACGGGGCGGGGAACACCTTCAAAGCGACGGCGAAGCCGGTGCTCATCGGCACGGCGGTGGTTGGCGCCACGACCATGATCTTCTCGATCATCGTGGCCCTCACCAGCGGGCTGACGACCAACATCGACAAGCTTTCGCTGATGCACCCCCCCTTCCTGCTCGGCCTCATCGCCGGCGGCGCCATGATCTACTGGTTCACCGGGGCCTCGATCCAGGCGGTCACGACGGGAGCCTACCGCGCCGTGGAGTTCATCAAGGCCAACATCAAGCTCGAGGGGGCGACCAAGGCTTCGGTGTCCGACTCGAAGAAGGTGGTCGAGATCTGCACCCAGTACGCCCAGAAGGGGATGTTCAACATCTTCCTGAGCGTCTTCTTCGGCACGCTGGCCTTCGCGTTCTTCGAGCCGTTCTTCTTCATCGGCTACCTGATCTCCATCGCGCTGTTCGGGTTGTTCCAGGCGATCTTCATGGCCAACGCCGGCGGCGCGTGGGACAACGCCAAGAAGATCGTGGAGGTCGACCTGAAGGAGAAGGGGACCGAGCTGCACGCCGCGACGGTGGTCGGGGACACGGTGGGGGATCCCTTCAAGGACACCTCGTCCGTGGCGATGAATCCGGTCATCAAGTTCACCACGCTGTTCGGCCTCCTGGCCGTCGAGCTGGCGGTGAGCGTGACCTACCAGCAGGGGAACAGCACCCTGACGCACGTCCTGGCGGCGGCCTTCTTCGCGGTGTCGGTCTTCTTCGTGCGCCGCTCCTTCTACGGGATGCGCATTACGAAGGCCACCTAGCCCGTCACGCGCCGCGCCCCGCTGACGGCAGGATTGTCGGGTTTCCATGTCCAACTGCGTTCGATGCGGGCGCGAGCTTCCTGCTTTCAGCTTCGGCCAAGCTGCCGACACTTGCGGCGCCTGCCAGGCCGCGGAGGCGTCTCAACCTCCGGATTCTTCCGGCGAGGAGGTGCGGCTGCCGGACGTATCCCTCCGCACGGTTACTCCCGCCACAAGCCTCATCATCGGGATCAACGTTCTCGTGCTGGCGTGCATGGCCATTGCGACGAAGGGCCAAGCACTCATCGGGCCGAGCAGTCAGGTCCTGTTGCGCAGCGGCGCCGACTGGGGGCCCCGAACGTTCACGCACGAGCCATGGCGGGCTTTCACCTCCATGTGGGTGCATGCCGGGGTGGTGCACCTCTTCATGAACATGTGGTGTCTGGACACCTACGGCCGCGTAACCGAAAGACTTTTCGGCTGGCGCCTCTACCTGGCGATCTACACGCTTGCCGGTCTTTGCGGCTCGATAGCGAGCCTGGCCTGGCATCCCGAGACGGTGAGCGTGGGGGCCTCGGCGGCGGTGTTCGGCGTCGTGGGGGCCCTGCTGCTGCCTTTCAAGAGGGGAAACCTGCCGATTGCTCCGCAGGCGCTGAAGGCGCAGGGCAAGAGGCTGTTCGTCTTCGTGGGCTACAACCTCCTCATCGGGACGGCGGTTCCGGCCATCGACAATGCCGCACACGTGGGAGGCCTGCTCGGCGGATTCACGCTCGGTGCGCTGGGCGCCAGGGACGTTCGGGAGAGAAGGCGGGTGGCCCGCGGCGCCGTTCTCATGGCGGGGATCGTCATCCTGGCGTTCTTCGCCGTCCGTCACTTCCGGATGGCGGCGACGCTCGCGCAACAGGCCGCCGAGCAGCTCGATGCAGGACACACCGATGAGGCGATCGTCACGGCCACCGCCGCCATCGCGCATGACGACCGCGATGCCGTCGGCCATGTCGTTCTGGGAGCGGCGCGCCTGAGGAAGGGCGAGCAACAGGGCGCGGTGGAAGAGCTCGAAAAGGCGGTCCGGTTGGAGCCGGATTACGACTATGCGCTGTCGCAGCTCGGATTCGCGTACATTCAGCTCGACCGCACCGCCGACGCCGTGCGGGTCCTGGAGCGGGCCGTCAAGCTGAACGAGGACGATGCCGTGGCATGGGCAAACCTGGGCGTGCTCCACGCGCGGACCGACCGCCCTGACGAGGCGCTCAGGGCGCTGAAGACCGCCCTCGAGAAAAATCCTCGGCTGGCCTTTGCGCATGACGCGCTCGGGATCGTGCTGCAAGGCCGCGGCGAGCTCGATCCGGCCATCGCGTCGTTTCGAGAGGCCTTGCGGCTGAATCCGGAAGACGAGGAATTCCGGGCGCATCTGGCCGACGCGCTCGACTCCAAGGGGCTGCGCCAGGAGGCGGAGAGGATACGGCGAGGCGAGGCCACGAGCCGGTGAGCCGTCCCGCCGGTCAGGGTCGGCTTTCTCTCGGCTGACCAGCTCGGGGCCGCGGTTTCGGCGTGAGCATCATTATTATGGGGATTCCCCCGGCAGAATGTCCCCTGCCGCCCCCAGGGGAGCCCCTGACCTCGCCTGGCGATCGCTACTTCTGTTTCTCGTCCAGGTCGGCCCAGCGGGCGTAGAGCCGGTCGACCTGGGTCTGGAGATCCTCCAGCTCCGCGAGCCGCTTCTGCAGCATTTCCGCGTCCGTTGCGATGGAGGGATCCTCCGCGCGTCGCCGTGCCTCGGCGAGGCGTGTCTCGACTTCGAGCACGGCGGCCTCCATCCCGGACCATTCGCGCTGCTCGAGATAGGAGAGCCGCCGGCTTGCGGACGGCGGCACCTTTGCCGTCGAGGGACGTGGCGGGTCTTTCCTGGGCGGGAGCTGTGGCGGCCGGTTCGCCTCCCATTGGCCGTAATCGGCGAAAGCCTGCGCGCCGCCGCGGCCGTCGAGCGCGATGACCTGAGTCGACACCCGATCGAGAAGATGCCGGTCGTGGCTCACGAGGACGAGGGCTCCTGGGAACTCGAGCAGGGCCTCCTCCAGGACCTCGAGCGCCGGGATGTCGAGGTCGTTCGTGG
This genomic stretch from Candidatus Polarisedimenticolia bacterium harbors:
- a CDS encoding rhomboid family intramembrane serine protease gives rise to the protein MRLPDVSLRTVTPATSLIIGINVLVLACMAIATKGQALIGPSSQVLLRSGADWGPRTFTHEPWRAFTSMWVHAGVVHLFMNMWCLDTYGRVTERLFGWRLYLAIYTLAGLCGSIASLAWHPETVSVGASAAVFGVVGALLLPFKRGNLPIAPQALKAQGKRLFVFVGYNLLIGTAVPAIDNAAHVGGLLGGFTLGALGARDVRERRRVARGAVLMAGIVILAFFAVRHFRMAATLAQQAAEQLDAGHTDEAIVTATAAIAHDDRDAVGHVVLGAARLRKGEQQGAVEELEKAVRLEPDYDYALSQLGFAYIQLDRTADAVRVLERAVKLNEDDAVAWANLGVLHARTDRPDEALRALKTALEKNPRLAFAHDALGIVLQGRGELDPAIASFREALRLNPEDEEFRAHLADALDSKGLRQEAERIRRGEATSR